The following coding sequences lie in one Phyllopteryx taeniolatus isolate TA_2022b chromosome 4, UOR_Ptae_1.2, whole genome shotgun sequence genomic window:
- the LOC133477081 gene encoding cysteine-rich hydrophobic domain-containing protein 2 gives MLTFSSGACSLPPRDVSCLSSWLLDSPSSSPNSHSEGEPLLGEPGGLASRRRRVRAMMEDFDEIYEEEEEEEEDEDRAAEEQLLKYAPDPVVVRGSGHVTVFGLSNKFESEFPSALTGKVAPEEFKASINRVNGCLKKTLPVNVRWLLCGCLCCCCTLGFSLWPVICLSKRTRRSIEKLLEWENSRLYHKLCLHWRLNKRKCESNNMMEYVILIEFLPKIPIFRPD, from the exons ATGTTGACATTTTCTTCGGGAGCTTGCTCGCTGCCGCCGAGAGATGTGAGCTGTCTGTCGTCTTGGCTTCTGGATTCGCCCTCGTCTTCGCCCAATTCCCACTCGGAAGGGGAGCCGCTTCTCGGCGAGCCCGGCGGTCTCGCGTCGCGTCGGCGCCGCGTGCGTGCGATGATGGAGGACTTCGACGAGATctacgaggaagaggaggaggaagaagaggacgagGACAGGGCCGCGGAGGAGCAGCTCCTCAAGTACGCCCCGGACCCGGTGGTGGTGCGAGGCTCCGGCCACGTCACGGT GTTTGGACTCAGCAACAAATTTGAATCAGAATTTCCGTCAGCGCTTACGGGAAAG GTGGCACCCGAGGAATTCAAAGCGAGCATCAACCGTGTGAACGGCTGTCTGAAGAAGACGCTGCCGGTCAACGTGCGCTGGCTGCTGTGCGGCTGCCTGTGCTGCTGTTGCACGCTCGGCTTCAGTTTGTGGCCTGTGATTTGCCTCAGCAAGCGG ACAAGAAGATCTATAGAGAAACTTCTAGAGTGGGAGAACAGCAGACTCTACCACAAG CTGTGTTTGCATTGGCGACTGAACAAAAGAAAGTGTGAATCCAACAACATGATGGAATAT GTAATCCTAATAGAATTCCTGCCGAAGATCCCTATCTTCAGACCCGACTAG
- the fip1l1b gene encoding pre-mRNA 3'-end-processing factor FIP1 isoform X2 codes for MSAGDEADKTATTDASAGDEEEEWLYGDETESKEEEEEAKPTAADSAPVEASSEEAAEHATGNGVASESQATEDAAGDDAESDSDSDDDDDDVRVTIGDIKTGAPQYAPYGAPPVNLNIKTPGSRPYGQVTTKLKGVDLDAPGNINGGPVLEVDMESFEEKPWRKPGADLSDYFNYGFNEDTWKAYCEKQKRLRMGLEVSAVGSVTSKITVQQGRTGNDKEIPSLAVHTSKSDFPSPVSLYKSSTSQVTRISPPQWTGPPIPDMSYYTKTSGTIDVIGGGTATISRVEGRRRHNLEGNNIQVISERSTSDGDSAPAKMPAFFPPGPLPPNIPPPPFLPPPPNVSSAPPLIPPPRLPITVPPPGFPPPPSGPPPSIIPTMDSHGGGYDGRSIPPYPFPQGAYPPPMSGGVPTSWPPLMDNSKPWDYYSRRDDKRDKDRERPRERTHERERERERDRERERDHSPSVIGYTSEEERYRYREYQERGYADRHRERASREKEDRHRERRHREKDEGRHKSSRSSSRRRHDSEETDSHRRHKHKKSKRSKEGKEASEDMGADQENQEAME; via the exons ATGTCTGCCGGCGACGAAGCGGACAAAACGGCCACCACGGATGCTAGCGCTggagacgaggaggaggaatggCTGtatggag ATGAAACAGAGagcaaagaagaggaggaagaagccaAACCGACTGCTGCTGACAG TGCTCCTGTTGAGGCCTCTTCTGAGGAAGCTGCTGAACATGCCACAGGAAACGGCGTGGCGTCCGAG TCACAGGCCACTGAGGACGCTGCAGGCGACGATGCAGAGAGTGACAGCGACagcgatgacgacgacgacgacgtccGTGTCACCATTGGAGACATTAAAACCGGCGCTCCACAATACGC ACCATATGGTGCGCCACCCGTCAATCTCAACATTAAAACACCTGGCTCCAGACCTTATGGACAAG TTACCACAAAACTGAAAGGAGTTGATCTCGATGCTCCTGGTAACATAAATGGCGGCCCCGTGCTGGAAGTGGACATGGAGTCGTTTGAGGAGAAGCCCTGGAGGAAACCGG ggGCGGATTTGTCCGACTACTTCAACTATGGCTTTAATGAAGACACATGGAAGGCTTACTGTGAGAAACAGAAGCGATTGCGCATGGGGCTGGAGGTTTCCGCCGTAGGCTCGGTGACAAGTAAAATCACC GTCCAACAAGGCCGGACAGGCAACGACAAGGAGATACCCAGTCTTGCAGTTCACACTTCCAAATCTGATTTCCCCTCTCCGGTCAGCCTGTACAAGTCTTCCACCAGTCAGGTCACCAG GATCTCCCCCCCTCAGTGGACTGGCCCGCCTATCCCGGATATGTCTTATTATAC GAAGACGAGCGGTACCATCGATGTGATTGGCGGAGGGACCGCCACCATCAGCAGGGTCGAAGGGAGACGCAGGCACAACCTTGAGGGCAATAACATCCAG GTAATCTCTGAACGCTCCACATCAGACGGCGATTCCGCCCCCGCGAAGATGCCCGCCTTCTTTCCCCCCGGACCGCTGCCTCCAAACATCCCCCCGCCTCCTTTCCTCCCGCCTCCACCCAACGTCAGCTCGGCACCCCCGCTCATCCCGCCGCCTC GGTTACCCATCACCGTTCCCCCGCCTGGGTTTCCTCCTCCGCCGAGTGGACCCCCGCCTTCAATCATTCCCACTATGGACAG CCATGGTGGTGGTTATGACGGGCGCTCTATTCCCCCGTATCCCTTCCCTCAAG GGGCCTACCCTCCCCCCATGTCTGGAGGCGTGCCTACTTCCTGGCCCCCGTTGATGGATAACTCCAAACCGTGGGATTACTATTCCCGTCGGGACGACAAGCGAGACAAGGACAGAGAGCGGCCCCGAGAGAGGACGCATGAGCGTGAGCGTGAGAGAGAACGAGATCGGGAGCGGGAGCGAGATCACAGCCCCTCAGTCATCGGATACACCAG CGAGGAGGAGCGGTATCGTTACCGCGAGTACCAGGAGCGCGGTTACGCGGACCGTCATCGCGAGCGGGCGAGCCGCGAGAAGGAGGACCGACACCGGGAGAGGCGGCATCGAGAGAAAGACGAGGGACGCCACAAGTCGTCTCGCAG cagcagcaggaggcgGCACGACAGCGAGGAGACCGACAGCCACCGGAGGCACAAGCACAAGAAGAGCAAGAGGAGCAAAGAGGGCAAAGAGGCCAGCGAGGACATGGGTGCAGACCAAGAGAACCAGGAGGCCATGGAGTGA
- the fip1l1b gene encoding pre-mRNA 3'-end-processing factor FIP1 isoform X1, producing the protein MSAGDEADKTATTDASAGDEEEEWLYGDETESKEEEEEAKPTAADSAPVEASSEEAAEHATGNGVASESQATEDAAGDDAESDSDSDDDDDDVRVTIGDIKTGAPQYAPYGAPPVNLNIKTPGSRPYGQVTTKLKGVDLDAPGNINGGPVLEVDMESFEEKPWRKPGADLSDYFNYGFNEDTWKAYCEKQKRLRMGLEVSAVGSVTSKITVQQGRTGNDKEIPSLAVHTSKSDFPSPVSLYKSSTSQVTRISPPQWTGPPIPDMSYYTKTSGTIDVIGGGTATISRVEGRRRHNLEGNNIQVISERSTSDGDSAPAKMPAFFPPGPLPPNIPPPPFLPPPPNVSSAPPLIPPPRLPITVPPPGFPPPPSGPPPSIIPTMDSHGGGYDGRSIPPYPFPQGAYPPPMSGGVPTSWPPLMDNSKPWDYYSRRDDKRDKDRERPRERTHERERERERDRERERDHSPSVIGYTSEEERYRYREYQERGYADRHRERASREKEDRHRERRHREKDEGRHKSSRSSSSRRRHDSEETDSHRRHKHKKSKRSKEGKEASEDMGADQENQEAME; encoded by the exons ATGTCTGCCGGCGACGAAGCGGACAAAACGGCCACCACGGATGCTAGCGCTggagacgaggaggaggaatggCTGtatggag ATGAAACAGAGagcaaagaagaggaggaagaagccaAACCGACTGCTGCTGACAG TGCTCCTGTTGAGGCCTCTTCTGAGGAAGCTGCTGAACATGCCACAGGAAACGGCGTGGCGTCCGAG TCACAGGCCACTGAGGACGCTGCAGGCGACGATGCAGAGAGTGACAGCGACagcgatgacgacgacgacgacgtccGTGTCACCATTGGAGACATTAAAACCGGCGCTCCACAATACGC ACCATATGGTGCGCCACCCGTCAATCTCAACATTAAAACACCTGGCTCCAGACCTTATGGACAAG TTACCACAAAACTGAAAGGAGTTGATCTCGATGCTCCTGGTAACATAAATGGCGGCCCCGTGCTGGAAGTGGACATGGAGTCGTTTGAGGAGAAGCCCTGGAGGAAACCGG ggGCGGATTTGTCCGACTACTTCAACTATGGCTTTAATGAAGACACATGGAAGGCTTACTGTGAGAAACAGAAGCGATTGCGCATGGGGCTGGAGGTTTCCGCCGTAGGCTCGGTGACAAGTAAAATCACC GTCCAACAAGGCCGGACAGGCAACGACAAGGAGATACCCAGTCTTGCAGTTCACACTTCCAAATCTGATTTCCCCTCTCCGGTCAGCCTGTACAAGTCTTCCACCAGTCAGGTCACCAG GATCTCCCCCCCTCAGTGGACTGGCCCGCCTATCCCGGATATGTCTTATTATAC GAAGACGAGCGGTACCATCGATGTGATTGGCGGAGGGACCGCCACCATCAGCAGGGTCGAAGGGAGACGCAGGCACAACCTTGAGGGCAATAACATCCAG GTAATCTCTGAACGCTCCACATCAGACGGCGATTCCGCCCCCGCGAAGATGCCCGCCTTCTTTCCCCCCGGACCGCTGCCTCCAAACATCCCCCCGCCTCCTTTCCTCCCGCCTCCACCCAACGTCAGCTCGGCACCCCCGCTCATCCCGCCGCCTC GGTTACCCATCACCGTTCCCCCGCCTGGGTTTCCTCCTCCGCCGAGTGGACCCCCGCCTTCAATCATTCCCACTATGGACAG CCATGGTGGTGGTTATGACGGGCGCTCTATTCCCCCGTATCCCTTCCCTCAAG GGGCCTACCCTCCCCCCATGTCTGGAGGCGTGCCTACTTCCTGGCCCCCGTTGATGGATAACTCCAAACCGTGGGATTACTATTCCCGTCGGGACGACAAGCGAGACAAGGACAGAGAGCGGCCCCGAGAGAGGACGCATGAGCGTGAGCGTGAGAGAGAACGAGATCGGGAGCGGGAGCGAGATCACAGCCCCTCAGTCATCGGATACACCAG CGAGGAGGAGCGGTATCGTTACCGCGAGTACCAGGAGCGCGGTTACGCGGACCGTCATCGCGAGCGGGCGAGCCGCGAGAAGGAGGACCGACACCGGGAGAGGCGGCATCGAGAGAAAGACGAGGGACGCCACAAGTCGTCTCGCAG cagcagcagcaggaggcgGCACGACAGCGAGGAGACCGACAGCCACCGGAGGCACAAGCACAAGAAGAGCAAGAGGAGCAAAGAGGGCAAAGAGGCCAGCGAGGACATGGGTGCAGACCAAGAGAACCAGGAGGCCATGGAGTGA
- the LOC133477348 gene encoding uncharacterized protein LOC133477348 isoform X2, which produces MKSGGVVVLWLGLVSVGCAAPPMSCETLLTPINISNEQMLGRWLYIGGSSDLPGSRSLGHLLNSIWLDISATSVSNVLAIFQTQRIYGECSGIKYNVTMENSTMLIERPFYLKEVYLQTDCSDCLVVYEEVKSSQDSFRSLLLFSRHQSVSPADVEMLKMQAKCLQMPSPLMMDTSYVCPDNIASTDGIAAFNSLLEAKMGQRVATLLDKLFDLFIN; this is translated from the exons ATGAAGAGCGGCGGCGTTGTTGTTCTTTGGCTGGGTCTCGTCTCCGTGGGCTGCGCTGCTCCGCCGATGAGCTGTGAGACGCTGCTGACGCCGATAAACATCAGCAATGAACAA ATGTTGGGGCGCTGGCTGTACATCGGGGGGAGCTCGGACCTCCCGGGAAGTCGATCCCTGGGGCATCTGCTCAACAGCATCTGGCTGGACATCAGCGCCACCTCCGTCAGCAACGTGCTCGCCATCTTCCAGACGCAGAGGAT CTATGGCGAGTGTTCCGGTATAAAGTACAACGTGACGATGGAGAACAGCACAATGTTGATTG AGCGTCCTTTCTACCTGAAGGAAGTGTACCTGCAGACAGACTGCTCAGACTGTCTGGTGGTCTACGAGGAAGTCAAATCCAGCCAAGACTCTTTTAGGAGTCTTCTGCTTTTCA GCAGGCACCAGAGCGTCTCACCTGCTGATGTGGAGATGCTCAAGATGCAAGCAAAGTGTCTCCAGATGCCCTCCCCACTCATGATGGACACAAGCTATG TGTGCCCGGACAACATCGCGAGCACGGACGGAATCGCCGCCTTCAACTCCTTGTTAGAGGCCAAGATGGGACAGCGGGTTGCGACGCTCCTGGACAAACTATTTGACTTGTTTATCAACTGA
- the LOC133477080 gene encoding uncharacterized protein LOC133477080 yields the protein MFFLILAAALLPAGLSAPVADCDTLTRRVQIRGLDQFLGVWTYAAESTNMPGSKILTKTFVDNVWGKIYPANESDSFFVFQVQKMFGRCYSVTSKLTLVNNTLHMEHPISATEVLITTSCPDCILLLSNYTLGESVYRGIQLLTRRAKVTTAEMDEFKRQVACLDLPSPAILDADKGFCSDGSASKDTETTDLTSMLSQADPEYMKALDNLLSSQGGIKTILQFIAS from the exons ATGTTCTTCTTAATCCTCGCCGCCGCGCTTCTGCCCGCGGGCCTCTCGGCTCCCGTGGCCGACTGCGACACGTTGACCCGGCGGGTGCAAATCCGAGGACTTGACCAG TTCTTGGGCGTGTGGACGTATGCGGCAGAAAGTACCAACATGCCAGGATCCAAAATCCTCACCAAGACCTTTGTGGACAACGTGTGGGGGAAGATCTACCCGGCCAATGAGAGCGACTCCTTCTTTGTGTTTCAAGTTCAAAAAAT gtTTGGCCGCTGCTACAGTGTCACTTCTAAGTTGACCTTGGTCAACAACACTCTCCACATGG AGCATCCCATTTCCGCTACTGAGGTTCTCATTACGACCAGCTGCCCGGACTGCATCCTTCTTCTGTCCAATTACACCCTTGGAGAAAGCGTGTACAGGGGCATACAGCTTCTGA CCAGGAGAGCCAAGGTGACAACTGCTGAGATGGACGAGTTTAAGAGGCAGGTGGCATGTCTGGACTTACCTTCGCCCGCTATCCTGGACGCAGACAAAG gttTTTGTTCAGATGGATCAGCTTCAAAAGACACCGAGACCACTGATCTGACCTCCATGCTCAGTCAAGCCGACCCGGAGTACATGAAAGCTTTGGACAATCTGCTCAGCAGTCAAGGcggaataaaaacaattctgcaattTATTGccagctaa
- the LOC133477348 gene encoding uncharacterized protein LOC133477348 isoform X1, which translates to MKSGGVVVLWLGLVSVGCAAPPMSCETLLTPINISNEQMLGRWLYIGGSSDLPGSRSLGHLLNSIWLDISATSVSNVLAIFQTQRIYGECSGIKYNVTMENSTMLIERPFYLKEVYLQTDCSDCLVVYEEVKSSQDSFRSLLLFSRHQSVSPADVEMLKMQAKCLQMPSPLMMDTSYEVCPDNIASTDGIAAFNSLLEAKMGQRVATLLDKLFDLFIN; encoded by the exons ATGAAGAGCGGCGGCGTTGTTGTTCTTTGGCTGGGTCTCGTCTCCGTGGGCTGCGCTGCTCCGCCGATGAGCTGTGAGACGCTGCTGACGCCGATAAACATCAGCAATGAACAA ATGTTGGGGCGCTGGCTGTACATCGGGGGGAGCTCGGACCTCCCGGGAAGTCGATCCCTGGGGCATCTGCTCAACAGCATCTGGCTGGACATCAGCGCCACCTCCGTCAGCAACGTGCTCGCCATCTTCCAGACGCAGAGGAT CTATGGCGAGTGTTCCGGTATAAAGTACAACGTGACGATGGAGAACAGCACAATGTTGATTG AGCGTCCTTTCTACCTGAAGGAAGTGTACCTGCAGACAGACTGCTCAGACTGTCTGGTGGTCTACGAGGAAGTCAAATCCAGCCAAGACTCTTTTAGGAGTCTTCTGCTTTTCA GCAGGCACCAGAGCGTCTCACCTGCTGATGTGGAGATGCTCAAGATGCAAGCAAAGTGTCTCCAGATGCCCTCCCCACTCATGATGGACACAAGCTATG AAGTGTGCCCGGACAACATCGCGAGCACGGACGGAATCGCCGCCTTCAACTCCTTGTTAGAGGCCAAGATGGGACAGCGGGTTGCGACGCTCCTGGACAAACTATTTGACTTGTTTATCAACTGA
- the fip1l1b gene encoding pre-mRNA 3'-end-processing factor FIP1 isoform X3, whose protein sequence is MSAGDEADKTATTDASAGDEEEEWLYGDETESKEEEEEAKPTAADSAPVEASSEEAAEHATGNGVASESQATEDAAGDDAESDSDSDDDDDDVRVTIGDIKTGAPQYAPYGAPPVNLNIKTPGSRPYGQVTTKLKGVDLDAPGNINGGPVLEVDMESFEEKPWRKPGADLSDYFNYGFNEDTWKAYCEKQKRLRMGLEVSAVGSVTSKITVQQGRTGNDKEIPSLAVHTSKSDFPSPVSLYKSSTSQVTRKTSGTIDVIGGGTATISRVEGRRRHNLEGNNIQVISERSTSDGDSAPAKMPAFFPPGPLPPNIPPPPFLPPPPNVSSAPPLIPPPRLPITVPPPGFPPPPSGPPPSIIPTMDSHGGGYDGRSIPPYPFPQGAYPPPMSGGVPTSWPPLMDNSKPWDYYSRRDDKRDKDRERPRERTHERERERERDRERERDHSPSVIGYTSEEERYRYREYQERGYADRHRERASREKEDRHRERRHREKDEGRHKSSRSSSSRRRHDSEETDSHRRHKHKKSKRSKEGKEASEDMGADQENQEAME, encoded by the exons ATGTCTGCCGGCGACGAAGCGGACAAAACGGCCACCACGGATGCTAGCGCTggagacgaggaggaggaatggCTGtatggag ATGAAACAGAGagcaaagaagaggaggaagaagccaAACCGACTGCTGCTGACAG TGCTCCTGTTGAGGCCTCTTCTGAGGAAGCTGCTGAACATGCCACAGGAAACGGCGTGGCGTCCGAG TCACAGGCCACTGAGGACGCTGCAGGCGACGATGCAGAGAGTGACAGCGACagcgatgacgacgacgacgacgtccGTGTCACCATTGGAGACATTAAAACCGGCGCTCCACAATACGC ACCATATGGTGCGCCACCCGTCAATCTCAACATTAAAACACCTGGCTCCAGACCTTATGGACAAG TTACCACAAAACTGAAAGGAGTTGATCTCGATGCTCCTGGTAACATAAATGGCGGCCCCGTGCTGGAAGTGGACATGGAGTCGTTTGAGGAGAAGCCCTGGAGGAAACCGG ggGCGGATTTGTCCGACTACTTCAACTATGGCTTTAATGAAGACACATGGAAGGCTTACTGTGAGAAACAGAAGCGATTGCGCATGGGGCTGGAGGTTTCCGCCGTAGGCTCGGTGACAAGTAAAATCACC GTCCAACAAGGCCGGACAGGCAACGACAAGGAGATACCCAGTCTTGCAGTTCACACTTCCAAATCTGATTTCCCCTCTCCGGTCAGCCTGTACAAGTCTTCCACCAGTCAGGTCACCAG GAAGACGAGCGGTACCATCGATGTGATTGGCGGAGGGACCGCCACCATCAGCAGGGTCGAAGGGAGACGCAGGCACAACCTTGAGGGCAATAACATCCAG GTAATCTCTGAACGCTCCACATCAGACGGCGATTCCGCCCCCGCGAAGATGCCCGCCTTCTTTCCCCCCGGACCGCTGCCTCCAAACATCCCCCCGCCTCCTTTCCTCCCGCCTCCACCCAACGTCAGCTCGGCACCCCCGCTCATCCCGCCGCCTC GGTTACCCATCACCGTTCCCCCGCCTGGGTTTCCTCCTCCGCCGAGTGGACCCCCGCCTTCAATCATTCCCACTATGGACAG CCATGGTGGTGGTTATGACGGGCGCTCTATTCCCCCGTATCCCTTCCCTCAAG GGGCCTACCCTCCCCCCATGTCTGGAGGCGTGCCTACTTCCTGGCCCCCGTTGATGGATAACTCCAAACCGTGGGATTACTATTCCCGTCGGGACGACAAGCGAGACAAGGACAGAGAGCGGCCCCGAGAGAGGACGCATGAGCGTGAGCGTGAGAGAGAACGAGATCGGGAGCGGGAGCGAGATCACAGCCCCTCAGTCATCGGATACACCAG CGAGGAGGAGCGGTATCGTTACCGCGAGTACCAGGAGCGCGGTTACGCGGACCGTCATCGCGAGCGGGCGAGCCGCGAGAAGGAGGACCGACACCGGGAGAGGCGGCATCGAGAGAAAGACGAGGGACGCCACAAGTCGTCTCGCAG cagcagcagcaggaggcgGCACGACAGCGAGGAGACCGACAGCCACCGGAGGCACAAGCACAAGAAGAGCAAGAGGAGCAAAGAGGGCAAAGAGGCCAGCGAGGACATGGGTGCAGACCAAGAGAACCAGGAGGCCATGGAGTGA